A single genomic interval of Terriglobus albidus harbors:
- a CDS encoding DNA-3-methyladenine glycosylase → MRAKRPIQLESRFYERTPDVVAKALLGKVLVRRLGDEELSGRITEVEAYFGLEDPASHAYIGRTSRNAVLFGPPGVAYVYFIYGMYYCLNVSCMPDGQAGGVLFRALYPLQGLETMARLRKLTPKASARQLTGGPGRLCQALGIARKTEDGIDMTESDAALRIFDDGYKAGEIITTRRIGITKAADRMARYLIAGPV, encoded by the coding sequence ATGAGAGCCAAGCGCCCGATCCAGCTTGAAAGCCGCTTCTATGAGCGAACTCCCGATGTCGTAGCGAAGGCGCTGCTGGGAAAGGTGTTGGTGCGCCGTCTTGGCGATGAAGAGCTGAGCGGCAGGATCACGGAAGTGGAAGCGTACTTCGGTCTTGAGGATCCGGCGTCGCACGCTTATATCGGACGCACATCGCGCAACGCTGTACTCTTCGGTCCGCCGGGCGTGGCGTACGTCTATTTCATCTACGGCATGTATTACTGCCTGAACGTGTCATGTATGCCTGACGGACAGGCCGGCGGCGTGCTCTTTCGCGCTCTCTATCCGTTGCAAGGTCTGGAGACGATGGCAAGGCTTCGTAAGCTGACACCTAAGGCATCTGCCAGGCAGCTCACCGGAGGACCTGGACGTTTATGCCAGGCCCTCGGCATTGCGCGGAAGACAGAAGATGGTATCGATATGACCGAGTCCGATGCCGCTCTCCGTATCTTCGACGATGGTTACAAGGCGGGCGAGATCATCACGACGCGCCGCATTGGTATTACCAAGGCGGCGGATCGAATGGCGCGTTATCTTATCGCTGGCCCGGTTTAA
- a CDS encoding methylated-DNA--[protein]-cysteine S-methyltransferase, with amino-acid sequence MNLVYKFVESPVGALKLVASDKGLAAILWENDSPRRVPLTGLVEGDRHPILLKAERQLEEYFGGSRRAFDLPLDMRGTTFQKDVWEALLAIPYGETRSYGQLAKQLGRPSASRAVGAANGRNPISIVVPCHRVIGSSGKLTGFAGGLDVKARLLDMERKG; translated from the coding sequence ATGAACCTCGTCTATAAATTTGTCGAGAGCCCGGTTGGGGCACTGAAGCTGGTTGCGAGTGACAAGGGGCTGGCAGCCATCCTGTGGGAGAACGATAGTCCTCGCCGCGTTCCGTTGACCGGACTGGTAGAAGGCGACCGGCATCCGATCCTCTTGAAGGCAGAGCGCCAGCTTGAAGAGTACTTCGGCGGCTCACGACGGGCCTTCGATCTGCCGCTGGACATGCGGGGAACCACATTTCAGAAAGATGTGTGGGAGGCCCTGCTCGCGATCCCTTACGGAGAGACACGGAGCTACGGGCAACTGGCGAAGCAACTAGGCAGACCTTCCGCAAGCCGTGCCGTGGGAGCGGCGAACGGACGTAATCCGATCTCTATCGTTGTTCCCTGTCATCGAGTGATCGGCTCTTCCGGCAAGTTGACAGGATTCGCCGGAGGTCTGGACGTAAAGGCGCGGCTTCTCGATATGGAGAGGAAGGGTTGA